The nucleotide window TTGCTGTTCTCACGGAAGAGGCCACATTTAATCAGGGATGCAAAGGACTTGTCCCCAAGGATCAGAACAAAATCATTCCAGAATTTTATGCTTACTATTTTAAATTCAAGCGACAACACTTAGAAAGTTTAAGTGGTGGAAGTACCTTCAAGGAACTTGCTAAGGCCATGCTTGAACGCTTCTTAGTTCCTCTCCCACCCCGCCTCGAGCAGAAGAAAATCGCCGAAATCCTGAGAACTGTTGATGAAGCGATTGAAAAAACAGACTTGGCAATCGAAAAGACGGAGCGCTTAAAGAAGGGCTTGATGCTGAGGCTTTTGACCAAAGGAATCAAGCACGAGAGGTTTAAGAAAACAGAGATTGGAGAGATTCCGGAGGAGTGGAGGGTTGTTAGGCTTGAGGAAATAACTAGAAGGATTAAAAGAGGACCATCCAAGAAAACAGATGACAACGAAACAGGTGTGGTTTATGTAACTTCTGACTATATAGACGACCATGGAAACCTTAATTTTGATAATCCTAAATACTTATCTTTAGAAAAGATCGACAGGCTAGACAAATATTTGTTAGAGGAAGGCGACTTGATTATCAATTGTGTAAACAGCCTTGAGAAAATTGGGAAAGTTGCCGTTTTTGAAGGTTATTCTAAAAAAGCGATTGTCGGTTTTAATAACTTTGCTTTGACACTTGTATCCACGGTTAATCCATATTATGTTAAATATTTCTTCCTATCCTACAAGGGCAAGGCTCTCATTAAATCAATATCTAAAGCAGCTGTACAACAAGTTAGTTTTAGCTCGAAGGACTTACTACGTTTAAAAATCCCCCTTCCTCCTCTCCCCGAACAAAAACAAATCGCCGAAATCCTCTCTACCGTTGATAAAAAGCTCGAACTCTTAAGGAAGCGCAGGGAGAAGCTTGAGCTGGTGAAACGCGGGCTGATGAAGGGTTTGCTGACGGGAAGGAGGAGGGTTAGCGTGTGATCCTTGATACATTTTCGTTTACTCCCATTGAGATTTCCCTAGCGATTGTAGCTTTTAGTGCGATTCTCTACTATTTTGGCCGGCTAATAGCCGACACGCATGTTGAACAAGCTGATAAACCTGTTCTTTACGTTGCAGGATTTATCTTCGTTGTGTTCTTTATCTTAATTCCTGGTGGAGTTGTGTACTGTCTCAAAAATTACCTCGCGTGGATACCTAACATCGCACTTGTGCTTCTTCAAATTGGGATGTTCTCAATGCTTTCTTGGGCATTGACGACTTACGAATATTTTCTTAAGCACAGTCTTTTGGACGTGTTCCAAGAGAGATACCGAGAGAAACTAGAGGAAGTCAAAAAAGATAATACCCTTCTGGGGGACATTATTGTAGTCTACGAGACAATGAAAAATAACAAAGATCCAGTTTCAACATTCTCAAGTATATTTGAGGCCAATAGAAAAATCTCTAGCAATTACGTCTTTTTAATGTTAGTATCAATAATTTCCATTTTTTCACTATATAGAGCAATCTCAGAGCGCTCTGTGGTCCTTATTGTAGCTACTTCAGTACTGGGGATATTTCTCTTCACAATGATGGCACTTGTTTATGGGTTCAGTACTGCATATTATCCCCCCGCAGTCATTCACCTAAGAAACGGACAGATTCTCCAAGGCAAGCTTCTAAAATTCGGGGATTTTGTATATTTACTTGATCCTGAGCAAAAAGTTAAATTTTTCATAAATAAGCAGGAGATTATGTATTTAGAGGAGAGCTTATTCAAAAATCAATTCCCAATTTCTCAATCCGAGGACCAAGTTCGAATGAAAACTCTAGAAGAACACAATGAAAAAGTATAAGTACTATTGTATGTAAAAACACGATGTTGTGTGTGGAGGTTGGGGCGCTCTTAGCCCTAGCAGCTTCAGTAGACCTAGCGACTACAGTACTGCTAATACAGCTTGTAAAGGAGGTGATTGAGGTGGCCATGTGGCTATCTACATCACTACAGTGGGAGAAGGGCGGAGTGGCGGTCCCCCTCTGGGCTCGGAGGTACTAGGGGATCGTCATACAGGGCCAAGAGCGTCTTACCCTCGCTTCCCAGAGGGTGTGGGGGTTCGACTCCCCCACCTCCGCCCACAGGAATTCAATATCAAGAAAAATCAGGTGAAGTTCTGACTTGCATGAATATTTAAAACCAAGAGAGTTTATCCATAAACATCCAACCTCTCTAGTGCCCACGTTGTTTACGAATAAACAGGTGTCCCCTATGCCCGCTCAAACCCCCGAATACCTCCAGTGTGAGAAGCCCATCATCGAGCGACTGGAATCGAAGGGCTGGACTTACCGGAGGGGCATTGAGGTTCTTGAAAACGAAAACGAGCCCCTCTTAATCTCAAGGCTGAAGCGTGCGATAGTGAGGATAAACAAAGTCAGTGAGAAGGAAGCGGAGGAGGCTATCAACCTTCT belongs to Thermococcus sp. AM4 and includes:
- a CDS encoding restriction endonuclease subunit S gives rise to the protein MQAKTKLKKTPIGEIPRDWKVVRVREIFDVKTGTTPSTKQTDYWENGEMNWITPTDLSKLNGNIYMGDSERKITKKALEDYNLSLLPKGSLILSTRAPVGYIAVLTEEATFNQGCKGLVPKDQNKIIPEFYAYYFKFKRQHLESLSGGSTFKELAKAMLERFLVPLPPRLEQKKIAEILRTVDEAIEKTDLAIEKTERLKKGLMLRLLTKGIKHERFKKTEIGEIPEEWRVVRLEEITRRIKRGPSKKTDDNETGVVYVTSDYIDDHGNLNFDNPKYLSLEKIDRLDKYLLEEGDLIINCVNSLEKIGKVAVFEGYSKKAIVGFNNFALTLVSTVNPYYVKYFFLSYKGKALIKSISKAAVQQVSFSSKDLLRLKIPLPPLPEQKQIAEILSTVDKKLELLRKRREKLELVKRGLMKGLLTGRRRVSV